ccaATTGCAGACAGaaactttaaactatataatgaaaatgctccgataaaaacgaaaaagacttgaaaaaaaatattaaaccccggctttggaactgaattttattaaaattccgcccatcttgttaaaattcatcagttaatactataaagtttcccattTGACTTTGTGAAATTTGTTTGGCTCCATCCGCCATAGGTggtggttgcacatttccgttccatgcgttCTATTTACGAAATTAATCTTActaaattccgtataccgagagctaagatgttaaacacaCAAAACATTATAATAAACTTTGGCAACTATTGGCGAAATTTGTAATATTCGGTGATTTCTATCTAAACACGTGTCACGACACGGCGTTTGCAATCGAATTGAGCCTCCTTTTAGGGGTCTTAGgttttgtaaaaacatttttcatttagaccttttaatattttttttcttcagaattttCTGCGAAATAATTGCGACAGGTCTTTGGTGAATATTCTCCCTTGAGGAAACCACTTGGCCCTACAACAATTACTCTGGTATTAATTCTCGCCGAAATAAGTAGTAATTTGATATAAATTACTGGCGTGGGAGTGTCAGGCTCCTAGCATTACAAATTGCGTGCGAAATAACTAAGAAGCGGAATGGGAATCGAGCTCATAATTGATTACTTCAATATTTGCTTGCATCCTTTCtggatgatatatattttttattccctctattattgttacgacctatatgGGAAGAACTGGGTTGGTAAGGGATAGACCactttttattacagttttgttaattactaatctttacagtaataataaacaattgtactttaaaatgacagatcacaaatcactggcacttaaaagtgtttattcccaagtcactcaatgtctgtcaagttctgcagttcgcactcatcactggagctaggctcgacagtggttcgccccttacctcgcgtctgtccgcacacacagtcacgagccactcagtcgccgcactctcacgatccaagCGAACTCAGAGTCGCGCCACTCTcagaaaaaggaggggggaagtGTGTCTCTCTTTCCTTTTTTGCCGATGTCGCACCTTCGTTCTCGGAGCTCCGgaagaataactaaaaattttgaaagcaacaattctaaagatctctgtaAAATTGTTTTGTGAAATAGAGGAAGAGGAGATGATATTGTGGGCTACCTACTCTAACTCATGGCCGATTTCTTACCCGATGCCACTGGTCTGTGTGGTGTGTTACTGTGTGTGATCTTTTCGCTGTCTATGAAAAccccaaattattattattttttaattcgtttGTTTCCGAACCACAAACTCCAGCATGATCTGGAATGCTTCAGCATGTTTACGTATGCTCCAGATGTTTCACTTCGCTCCATAATTTTCTAAGAAACATTATTATGCTACTGCATGCAATGCACCACTATgatccaccaaaaaaaaatcagcatgcaCGTGTGCATTTTCTAACCTGCTCCTTGCTCCAGAATGCTGGTGCATGATCAAGCgaggaaaaaaaatgctacaaaCATACTAAAATGATTTTAATGCCTCTCGTTcttcagtaaaatttttttttatttacaatgcgATGAATATAATATAGTTTGAAGTTCATTGTTAAAGCAACGATGCATATACAGCATAGATAAACCAAAAAGCGACCCGTTTTCACAGCGAACAGATGTTGGAACTATTATACGACAGGATCTCACTCGTCAAGGTAAAAACCCTTCTCTCGCAAACCCGATTGTGCTGAAGAGGACTACTCACTTTCGTATTTCCAAGTTTCAAGACAAGCATTTATAACGTGTGTCTTCTTTAAACGAAGAAATAGAACAATGCAGTTGATAAAAtaacaaatgttcaatattttacaaggtacattcaattaaaatgtatatttggcCAATAAAATACCAGTTTGTgataataaaaagtaattttggcGTCAACAatcagaatgttttttttataatgctagTGCGGATATAGTACCCTCCGCCCGCAGATATGTTTGGTGAGCTCCAACAGTTTCTTCGTGAGTTTGTAGTGAAATTAGTTTATACGGGAACTATACACGGACTATGCATTTCGTATACGCCTGTAATGCAATCATCCGAGCAGCGACTAAAGTCTCGAagatacgtgtttttttttttttacaggaatgTGCCAAGTTTGTTATTTGTGAGAGCAGGTTGCAGGAACGAGTTTTACATAACGTCATTCGCCCGGTTTCGCATTCTGTTAGTTGCCATCGCCGGTTTTGCTGGCTACTTTTTGCCATTTTTCCCCGCTCGAGACGTGGGCAGTTTATCAGACGTGTGCGTAATGGGCGTGTAAGAAGCTGCCAAATGTTTAATAATGTGCTTTCAactttcaaagtaaaaaaaaaagttttttttaattgcttacGCCTTTCTTTTAAGATACTATTCCTTTCAAGATACTATTCCTTTCAAGATAAGTACTATTCCTTTCAAGATAAGTACTATTCCTTTCAAGATAAGTACTATTCCTTTCAAGATAAGTACTATTCCTTTCAAGATAAGTACTATTCCTTTCAAGATAAGTACTATTCCTTTCAAGATAAGTACTATTCCTTTCAAGATAAGTACTATTCCTTTCAAGATAAGTACTATTCCTTTCAAGATAAGTACTATTCCTTTCAAGATACTATTCCTTTCAAGATACTATTCCTTTCAAGATACTATTCCTTTCAAGATACTATTCCTTTCAAGATACTATTCCTTTCAAGATACTATTCCTTTCAAGATACTATTCCTTTCAAGATACTATTCCTTTCAAGATACTATTCCTTTCAAGATACTATTACTTTCAAGATACTATTACTTTCAAGATACTATTACTTTCAAGATACTATTACTTTCAAGATACTATTACTTTCAAGATACTATTACTTTCAATATACTATTACTTTTAATATACTATTACTTTTAATATACTATTACTTTTAATATACTATTACTTTTAATATACTATTATTTTGCAGTGGGCAGGTATTTGAAGAAAATTACGGAACTACCTTTACGGATTTGCGTATTGATGCCTTATTAGGGAGAAACTCTTAATTGCCGAGACCGAGACTGTTTTTTGAAGTTTAGCATTTGGCCCACTCACTAGATAGTAGctttaataatatattactaacatagctatattgattgtgagaagtaacgcTAAGCTATTATCAGGAAAACACACCAGTAAAAATTAATCTACCTTGTTTtcgtagccacatattttgtggcgttacataccagaaattttgcattTCCTACTAATTTATGTAGAAcatgcttttttaaaattaaaataaaaaactcgtGTGTTTCGCACTGTTGAATTAACACTTTGGATTTCAGGCTCCCGTCCGAGTTTTTATTCTAGTGGTTAGGCCCAACCAAACAGATAGCGTcgcatgtcgcgcaaaacatggtgTCAGTTTCCACCATAAGTGTGGCACTTGTACATCTACCGTCTTGTTCTGTGGCGCGTGGGTAACCTGAAAAATGCATGGGTCGTGATTGAGACACACGGTCCCCTTTGTTGCAAGTATGGTGACATCGATTCCGTTCCCCCCATCCCACGAGGGCTGCGCACAACACAATGCGCGTTGCGTCAGCACGTGGGACCCCCGTgcaacagggaggggggggggaggggggtggcgtGGGAGGACTGATGGAGACAGACGCCGTGCCGAGGTCAGTCGGCGGTACGCCCAGGTGCGACCTTCAGACGTACCAGAGTCCCGGTACACCTACCCAGATTACCGTGTCTGTTTGACGGTACCCGAGAAGATCGCTCGGGTAAGCAAATGAATCAAGAATttatgaaaaagaaaaagaaaaaaactgataGTCAAAAAAATATCGCGCAGTATTCACTtggaatggaaaaccaattaCGGTGGAAAACGTTATCTGCCCTGGCCGTAACGCGCTGACGTTGAACGTCCCtgcaaattttgaaaacaaattgcAGATATTTTCAAGTAAACAGTTGGTTGGCGAAAACAGGGTTAGGGATCTCTCTCATTAAAAGCAGTCTTGGCTACACTATTGAAGCACAACACACATTTAAGTcgccatatttttattatttgtaatatttacaattttttttgcaccaacctttaacctgaaaatacaatttttccacGTGTGGCTGGAATAGTAGTATTAAACGTTTACATTATccccataaccccccccccctcttctacAACCGCCCAATGACGCATCATTTTAAAACCGTACGCACGGGCGTTAGCAGTACATAGAGCTAATGTTGCatttactataaaattttatgttgtCATTCTATTATGAGCTTAACATAACAGTGTTTATACTATTTGCATTAAAGAACACAACACAATTTTCTTCGTACTTTTTTGTGTATGTGTCTGAATGACACCCGAACTTTGGACTTCGTGTACCCGAAAGTACCCTAATGTAAAAAGGTAAGTGTACCCAGATTGTGCGTACTATGGTTGGCAACACTGTTCTGGAGATAGATCGCCTGCCTGTTTCACCGCGCACAGGGGTGTATGTGTGAAAAAGTCAGGACGATAAGGTCGACGCGCGGTGGTACTTCTAGTTCAATGTCACTTCTAAACGCAAGGCTCCGAAATGGCgagcggtcttctcgtcgtgcatggggcaagCTGGAGATTCGAGTGGCAACCATAATATATGGCGAAGAAACGAAGATGAAGTTTTAATGCACATACCtaaaagtgctttcaagaatttgtaccggcGTTGTTCAAGAATttattctaaaaacacgcgtttcagccattttcgcTCACCGAACTAATCATCTGCCTTCtttgtattcttaatttttttttcgtaaatacccTACTACTGCCATGCTTGAACAGTTCGTTTTTTCTAAAGCTCTGCCAGTAGCAGCCctagactttgcggggccctgggTTGTTTACTTTTATGGGgaccctcccccgggaaatttcgAAAAATATCAACTCTTTCAAACAGAATGTTAAACCAACCTGGAACTCAAATTTCGACGCTAGATGTGTTAATTCAACTTAAGAAATGTTGATGTTCTCTCTTGATAAACTATCCCCTGGTCAGTTTTACAAGTACTTTCTATCAAATTCCGGTAGAATTGCGTAATTTATACATGGCTATAAACACCTTACAAGATTTTTGTAATAGGAAATCtttaattgaattttcatttGACCAGCACTTTAGTTAATTtgctagtaaaattttaattttccttttgccACCAATGTCACGGGGCCCTGGAGCTACACGCCGCGACTGTGGCGTGATACATCTGGGAGTACAGGGTGAAGCGTGTCTCGTGCTTGAATCTTGATCGCAGTTTTCGTGGCCAGTGACAGTTTATACCTGCTCTCGCGTCCAGGGTCGAGCTCATCCTCCGAGGAAGTTATTTGCTCGAAGGTTTGGCTTGCCGTGTTGCCAGCCATCTTCAAGGGTCCTTATACGATACTCTTGTACTGCTTCAAACCATTTTAAACTCACTTCAAATTTGGAACAATCGTGGCTACCACGGGCGGATAAATACTCGGCTACTATTGGTCATACGGAATAACGCAAAACGGAAGAGACGGTGAGTTTTtctagccaatttttttttccgttcgtGTCCGCAAGCGTGCCATTTGTAGATTCTGTTCCGTGATTTACGTATCCGCGTACGTGATCCGTGCGGTTGTAGAATGGGCCTGACTGTGGATACGTATCACACTTAAACAAGGTCAAACCCTAGGAGACATGACATTGTCAAAGATGGTTGAGCTCGGAAACTTCCCTgtgctgtaaattattttttgggcGCTACTCATTCTCAACAGTCCGGCATGGCGGCCTGACGCTCATCCGGGTTTCAAGAAGCAACTAGGCGGAAGATCATTTGGCCGAAATTTCGGATAAATGAcattcggtctagtgcctgttcggtctagtgcctgttcggtctagtgcctgttcggtctagtgcctgtttggtctagtgcctgtttggtctagtgcctgtttGGTCTAGTGCAGAGTCCCCTCTCATCCCAGTGGAGGAAAGTCTCTATAAAATGTGCGTGTAAAATACGTTAGTGGGTGAGATGACACACCCTTTCTTTTTCGAAGGTCCTATTTGATCTTTaaatgttctttgaatgattcttgcaatgggtaagtttgatttaaaataatttaatggacatacgccattttcTGGTTTTCACGGGTTGtcgccaggggcgcaacaactaaatttccaaggggggggggggcaatatactttttttataaagaatcatcgatcctcccTATTGAAACGGGGGGTTCGGGGGTACTCCCcccggaaaatttgtatttcaaggtggaaaatggtgctatttaagtagttttattatctaaaaattgattacacagcactttctttgcccccgtgtgcccccacttcaaggtttcagagggcgGGCAAAatacctttgcccccccccccccctgttgttgcgcccctggttgtcgCAGAAAAACCTCAATAATTGAAAACAAAGATGGAACAAGCCAGTATCAGCTgacgtcaaatgttaaatgtcTATTCAAAGCAGGAATtcagtatatattatatataattatatatagttcTAGCGCTGACAAAACGGTTGTAAGGAGGACAATAAATGCAGGAAAAAACAACAAACTTGGTCAACCGAGTGATGCACAGACGGACCCCACTATTTAACTGAACCCTTACGTAATGTGGACGACACGACGGCAGCACGgatgaacacagtaggctttCAATGACCAaatagttgcgacgtttcgggaactggcacaaagacatttttaaaaaaaaatatgggtttgcACATCGGGTCCTCAGAACCTTAGAAAATCGACCTTGCAAAACGAATTCGTAGGCGAGCATTCCAGACGCAAGGTGAACTGGTAGGCGGTGTTTAAACGGCGGGCGTGACGAGTCTGCCCGTCGCGACCACAGGTCTCCCAGCCACGCCTGTTCCCGTGGCGGGCCCCGAAGGAGAACTTCTCGCCGCGCGAATTGGGCGGCCTTTGCTTCCCATCGTCCTTGGCGGGCCTCGCCTGGTCCTGCAGTCGCCGCGGCCAGTTGGTCCTTGGTCCTTGGTCCTTGGTCCTCGGTCCTCGGTCTTTGGTCCTTGGTCCTCGGTCCTCGGTCTTTGGTCCTTGGTCCTTGGTCCTTGGTCCTCGGTCCTCGGTCCTCGGTCTTTGGTCCTTGGTCCTTGGTCCTTGGTCCTTGGTCCTCGGTCTTTGGTCCTTGGTCCTTGGTCCTCGGTCCTCGGTCTTTGGTCCTTGGTCCTCGGTCCTCGGTCTTTGAGCCTTGGTCCTCGGTCCTCGTTCATTGGTCCTTGGTCTTTGGTCCTTGGTCCTCGGTCTTTGGTCCTTGGTCCTCGGTCTTTGGTCCTTGGTCCTTGGTCCTTGGTCCTTGGTCCTCGGTCCTCGGTCTTTGGTCCTTGGTCCTTAGTCCTCGGTCCTCGGTCCTTGGTCCTTGGTCCTCGGTCCTCGGTCCTCGGTCCTCGGTCTTTGGTCCATGGTCCTTGGTCTTTGGTCCTTGGTCTTTGGTCCTTGGTCCTTGGTCCTTGGTCCTCGGTCCTCGGTCCTCGGTCCTCGGTCCTCGGTCCTTGGTCCTTGGTCCTTGGTCCTTGGTCCTTGGTCCTTGGTCCTCGGTCCTCGGTCTTTGGTCCTTGGTCCTTGGTCCTTGGTCCTTGGTCCTCGGTCCTCGGTCCTCGGTCCTCGGTCCTCGGTCCTCGGTCCTTGGTCCTTGGTCCTTGGTCCTTGGTCCTTGGTCCTTGGTCCTTGGTCCTCGGTCCTCGGTCTTTGGTCCTCGGTCCTCGGTCCTCGGTCCTTGGTCCTTGGTCCTCGGTCCTCGGTCCTTGGTCCTCGGTCTTTGGTCCTTGGTCCTTGGTCCTTGGTCCTTGGTCCTTGGTCCTTGGTCCTTGGTCCTCGGACCTCGGTCCTCGGTCCTTGGTCCTTGGTCCTTGGTCCTCGGTCCTCGGTCCTCGCGCGGCCGTCGTGGGAGTGCCCGGAGCCAGCGGTCGGCGACATTCTTGCAACCCCGCACCACGCAAACCACGCCATCAAACATGGCTGCACGACTGTTTGTACTTCATGGCAGACCTTTTATTCCGTGGCGCTGTGTGCGAGGTTTGATCTCGTATGTGTcgggcaggttttttttttagttacagcgAGGTACTTGAggccctctccccccccctccccactcctaCCACAACACGATCAGTAGGCCTATGGCTTCCAGCTATAGCTTGGGATTTTTCAGTGCGCATTTAAATGTGCATTTGCTCTCTTTACAGTGCACGACCCCTGCCGttagtgctgtccttgtttctctgtgctctgttgccagatgtacaccaatgagaagagaaaaaaaaaatgttttagacagaactttgtaatgtaatgaaaacattttttaaaattgtttttgatgCACTAAATTTTGTAAAgtgaaatttggaatgagaaattTGGAAACGCAtattcctgttgtatttcatcaagagcaatTTCTGACATTATTCATTATGTATTTCTAAGCAGGGGTAATTGAAGGACGTCATCTTGTTTTCTACTGCTTTTATTGTATACATTTCTTtgaataatttcaaattaaaaaaaataatattgttcttTTGAGCAAAACATATAATATTCTAAACTcacttgttattaatagtgattaACTGCTACGAACAGTTTCTCTTGAGAAATAACAATCGGTGTTTTAGCATTAATGTATCATTTTTGTCAGCATGACTACAGCTGTGATAATGctgtcaatagacactaattGATAGTctaaaaaatccacaaactgtaaaaataaaaatatatattaaacttatttaaaGATGGTATCTACAGTAAATTTTAAGTGTTAACAAGCTGGTCAGTATCGAACTGGAGACAGTGGACGCCGTTTACTCTGTGCTGCGATCTAAGCGTTAGACAGATTATAGGACTGCTCAGCCCGAAATGAAAGTTTTGACTGAATTGGGGCCCTCTGTGCTCAacatcagtccaggtgctcagttcggacCGAACAATCCCAACTGAAGCCTACCCCGCACACGATAAGTCTTGTGGTTGTTGTTGCTGTTAGATGTATCGTTTCATAGCAGACTGTGAAAGAAACTTTGGATGCTGCAGTTGCACGTCTAGTAACAAAAGGGAAAACAAACAAATTGCATAGCAACCAAAGAGTGTAAACGAAGAAGTTTGCTGCAACACTCAAGATGATGAACCGGTTGTCAGGACTGACAGTTTGACTGGCGGGACGCTGATCCCACACAGTTCGGACTGGTGGTGTGTGGGGACCTCTACAGCATGTAGCAACGACGTCACAGTCCCTCGGGGTCATTACGAACACACACAGTGTGTCTAGAACACGGCGAGCAACGTAGTTAGTGGAAATTACCGAAGAAAGAAGCTATGTCAACAAGGACCTAGAATGTTTCGTTGAACTCATGCAATTGTTTTGTTGTGACtgtcaca
This genomic window from Bacillus rossius redtenbacheri isolate Brsri chromosome 6, Brsri_v3, whole genome shotgun sequence contains:
- the LOC134533447 gene encoding golgin subfamily A member 6-like protein 2; the encoded protein is MFDGVVCVVRGCKNVADRWLRALPRRPREDRGPRTKDQGPRTEDRGPRTKDQGPRTKDQGPRTKDQRPRTKDRGPRTKDQGPRTEDRGPKTEDRGPRTKDQGPRTKDQGPRTEDRGPRTEDRGPRTKDQGPRTKDQRPRTEDQGPRTKDQGPRTKDRGPRTEDRGPRTKDQGPRTKDQGPKTKDHGPKTEDRGPRTEDQGPRTEDRGLRTKDQRPRTEDQGPRTKDQGPKTEDQGPKTEDQGPKTKDQ